Below is a genomic region from Microbulbifer sp. ALW1.
GGGTTGCGCCCCCTGGAGGCACCGACGAGAATGGCGCGGTCAATGCCTTGCCGATCCATGAAGTCCCGCAATGTATTCATGGTGCTCTGCAAGGAATAGTCACCACTTTCCGCCAGTGACGACAGGCCGTGGCCGGGCACATCGAAGCGGTAAACCGGGCGGCTGCGGGCCAGCTCTGGGGCCCATGCATCCCACATGCCCATATGAAAAAACATGGCGTGCAGCAGTATCACGGGGGTTGTGTCGTCGTGGTTCAGACCATCGGCGCGGTAGGCAATCTCGGCGTGCCCTGTTTTCAAGAAAGAGACGTCTCGAGTAGCCTCGCTATTGCGCAGTGGCTGGTCCCGGTAGGCAAAACCGCCGTAAATAATAAACAACAGTAACAATACCAGCAGCGTCCCCAGAAAACGCAGCGACCACCTCCAGATCAATGCCAACATAACTATCCTGCCAGTGATTTTTAGCCCACGCCAACCGATAAAGATGTCGCGTTTCGGCAGCGGGTCACAGGGCCGGATAATCCTAAAAATGGCATTTATCAATTTTCAGCCGAAAAACCGGCAACCGCGGGTAGCTCCCGCGCAAGCAAACGATCAATACCCAACCGGGCTCCAGCATCCGTTACCTGGCCACCGCCGGTGTCGGGTTTAACGAAGTGCGCCCTCTTCTGCAGACTGCGCAGCGGCTTCAACGAGGGCCGCCTCCTCCATATCCTGCCACCAGTATTCGGCAAGTTGCGGGTGTTTAATGGCCACCGCGGCACCGATAACCGGAGTGATCAATCGTACATTGCGCTCCCACGCTGCCGCCGCGGCTCGCTCCAGGGGCTCAAACCAGTCGTGCAACGCCAGGTCAAACGTGCTGTTGTGAATCGGCACCATGGCGCGCCCCTGCAGGTCGATATGCGCCTGCACACTCTGCTCGGGCAACATATGAATTTTGCTCCAGAGTGCGTTGTAGGCACCGGTTTCAATCAGGGTCAGATCAAAGGGCCCCAGGCGCTTGCCGATTTCACGAAAGCCATCGAAATATCCCGAGTCGCCACTGAAGAAAATCTTCCCTTCGCGCCCTCGATGGCCCAGCCCGCCCACAGGGTTTCGTCTCGATCCCCCAGCCCCGGCCGGAAAAAGCTGGGCTGGGGTGGCGGTAAATTTCAGGGAGCCGACGGCGTGCGACTGCCACCAG
It encodes:
- a CDS encoding alpha/beta fold hydrolase; protein product: MLALIWRWSLRFLGTLLVLLLLFIIYGGFAYRDQPLRNSEATRDVSFLKTGHAEIAYRADGLNHDDTTPVILLHAMFFHMGMWDAWAPELARSRPVYRFDVPGHGLSSLAESGDYSLQSTMNTLRDFMDRQGIDRAILVGASRGRNPVQFCCRASRAR